The following proteins are co-located in the Streptomyces sp. NBC_00435 genome:
- a CDS encoding S41 family peptidase: MLRLPRIPAFCLRPRDLRRGAVLTLVFLAAVGAGACTGSWGPGHAGSSALLARTASAAPGPHARPPREAGTADREAVARAAAEAVAEGKSAKSAAQEVVSRSGDRWGTVYDHSEYEAFADDLDGHWTGVGLWAGRLRDGRIEVDRVQPGGPAARAGLRAGDRLLSIDGQGVTGLRVPEVVALLRGAAGTPVVLNLTRGATDLTETVRREELRSDPVTVRVLPGGITVIKVASFTKGSGDRVRSAVRAAPPGGGVMLDLRGNTGGLVTEAVTAASAFLDGGLVATYDVRGAQRALYATPGGDTARPLVALIDGGTMSAAELVTGALQDRGRAVAVGTRTFGKGSVQMPTELPDGSVAELTVGTYRTPAGRSLDGGGITPDLAAADGVEERARTVLSGIGVGP; this comes from the coding sequence ATGCTGCGCCTGCCGCGTATCCCCGCCTTCTGTCTCCGGCCCCGCGACCTGCGTCGCGGGGCCGTTTTGACGTTGGTCTTCCTCGCGGCCGTCGGCGCCGGAGCGTGCACCGGCAGCTGGGGCCCCGGCCACGCCGGCTCCTCCGCCCTCCTGGCCCGTACGGCGTCCGCCGCGCCCGGGCCGCACGCGCGGCCACCCCGCGAGGCGGGCACGGCCGACCGGGAAGCGGTGGCCCGGGCGGCCGCCGAGGCCGTGGCCGAGGGCAAGTCCGCGAAATCGGCGGCCCAGGAGGTGGTCAGCCGCAGCGGGGACCGCTGGGGCACCGTCTACGACCACAGTGAGTACGAGGCGTTCGCCGACGACCTGGACGGCCACTGGACCGGCGTGGGCCTGTGGGCCGGCCGGCTGCGCGACGGCCGCATCGAGGTCGACCGGGTCCAGCCCGGCGGCCCCGCCGCCCGGGCCGGGCTGCGCGCCGGGGACCGGCTGCTGAGCATCGACGGCCAGGGCGTCACCGGGCTGCGGGTCCCCGAGGTGGTGGCCCTGCTGCGCGGCGCGGCAGGCACCCCCGTGGTCCTGAACCTGACGCGCGGCGCCACCGACCTCACCGAGACGGTGCGCCGCGAGGAACTGCGCAGCGATCCCGTGACGGTACGGGTACTGCCCGGCGGCATCACCGTCATCAAGGTCGCCTCCTTCACCAAGGGCTCCGGCGACCGGGTCCGCTCCGCCGTCCGCGCCGCCCCGCCCGGCGGAGGGGTCATGCTCGACCTGCGCGGCAACACGGGGGGTCTGGTCACCGAGGCCGTCACGGCCGCCTCCGCATTCCTGGACGGCGGGCTGGTGGCGACGTACGACGTGCGGGGCGCGCAGCGCGCCCTCTACGCCACGCCGGGCGGTGACACGGCGCGGCCGCTGGTGGCGCTGATCGACGGCGGCACGATGAGCGCGGCCGAGCTGGTGACCGGAGCCCTCCAGGACCGGGGCCGCGCGGTGGCGGTGGGCACCCGCACCTTCGGCAAGGGCTCGGTCCAGATGCCGACGGAGCTCCCCGACGGATCGGTGGCGGAGCTGACGGTGGGCACGTACCGCACTCCGGCGGGCCGCAGCCTGGACGGCGGGGGCATCACCCCGGACCTGGCGGCGGCGGACGGGGTCGAGGAACGGGCCCGCACGGTATTGAGTGGCATCGGGGTGGGTCCGTAG
- the prfB gene encoding peptide chain release factor 2, which produces MAVVDVSEELKSLSSTMGSIEAVLDLDKLRADIAVLEEQAAAPSLWDDPDAAQKITSKLSHLQAEVRKTENLRGRIDDLAVLFELAQEMDDADTLAEAETELVSVRKALDEMEVRTLLSGEYAEREALVNIRAEAGGVDASDFAERLQRMYLRWAERHGYPTEIYETSYAEEAGIKSTTFVVKAPYAYGTLSVEQGTHRLVRISPFDNQGRRQTSFAGVEVLPVVETSDHVEIDETELRVDVYRASGPGGQGVNTTDSAVRITHLPTGIVVSCQNERSQIQNKASAMNVLQAKLLERRRQEEKDKMDALKDGGSSWGNQMRSYVLHPYQMVKDLRTEFEVGNPQAVLDGEIDGFLEAGIRWRKQQEQTA; this is translated from the coding sequence GTGGCAGTCGTCGATGTTTCCGAAGAGCTGAAGTCCCTCTCCTCGACCATGGGGTCGATCGAGGCCGTCCTGGACCTCGACAAGCTGAGGGCAGATATCGCCGTGCTCGAGGAGCAGGCCGCCGCGCCGTCCCTGTGGGACGACCCGGACGCCGCTCAGAAGATCACTAGCAAGCTTTCGCACCTCCAGGCGGAGGTCCGCAAGACCGAGAACCTGCGCGGGCGCATCGACGATCTCGCGGTGCTGTTCGAGCTCGCCCAGGAGATGGACGACGCGGACACCCTCGCGGAGGCGGAGACCGAGCTGGTCTCCGTACGCAAGGCGCTGGACGAGATGGAGGTCCGCACCCTGCTCTCCGGCGAGTACGCCGAGCGCGAGGCGCTGGTCAACATCCGCGCCGAGGCCGGCGGCGTGGACGCCTCCGACTTCGCCGAGCGCCTGCAGCGCATGTACCTGCGCTGGGCCGAGCGTCACGGCTACCCGACGGAGATCTACGAGACCTCGTACGCGGAAGAGGCCGGCATCAAGTCGACCACCTTCGTGGTCAAGGCCCCGTACGCCTACGGCACCCTCTCCGTCGAGCAGGGCACCCACCGCCTGGTCCGGATCTCGCCCTTCGACAACCAGGGCCGGCGCCAGACCTCCTTCGCGGGCGTCGAGGTGCTCCCGGTCGTCGAGACCAGCGACCACGTGGAGATCGACGAGACCGAGCTGCGCGTCGACGTGTACCGCGCCTCCGGCCCCGGCGGCCAGGGCGTCAACACGACCGACTCGGCGGTGCGCATCACGCACCTGCCGACCGGCATCGTGGTCTCCTGCCAGAACGAGCGCTCGCAGATCCAGAACAAGGCCAGCGCGATGAACGTCCTCCAGGCCAAGCTGCTCGAGCGGCGCCGCCAGGAGGAGAAGGACAAGATGGACGCCCTCAAGGACGGCGGAAGCTCCTGGGGCAACCAGATGCGCTCCTACGTCCTGCACCCGTACCAGATGGTCAAGGACCTGCGGACGGAGTTCGAGGTCGGTAACCCGCAGGCGGTGCTCGACGGCGAGATCGACGGCTTCCTGGAGGCCGGGATCCGCTGGCGCAAGCAGCAGGAACAGACCGCGTAA
- a CDS encoding serine/threonine-protein kinase — protein sequence MARKIGSRYTAHQILGRGSAGTVWLGEGPDGPVAVKLLREDLASDQELVGRFVQERSALLGLEHPHVVCVRDLVVDGNDLALVMDLVRGTDLRTRLDRERRLAPEAAVAIVADVADALAAAHAAGVVHRDVKPENVLLDMQGPLGPGGAHPALLTDFGVAKLIDSPRRSTGGRASAPTTRIIGTPDYLAPEIVEGLPPRAAVDIYALATVLYELLAGFTPFGGGHPGAVLRRHVTETVVPLPGIPDELWQLIVQCLAKAPASRLRASELSLRLRDLLPLLAGMPPLDVDEPDEPEQADFPEPEAVADPVRRRGVVPLVPGSSTDSNRDTHTSMRVPGPDELAGGALGTARVPRPAGGHRPGSARHRAETVRKRRLALSAAAVALAAAVGIGGWLAVSSDSPPPPQDSKQSGPATP from the coding sequence GTGGCACGGAAGATCGGCAGCCGGTACACCGCGCACCAGATCCTGGGGCGCGGCAGCGCGGGCACGGTGTGGCTGGGCGAGGGGCCTGACGGGCCCGTCGCCGTCAAACTGCTGCGCGAGGACCTCGCGTCCGACCAGGAACTCGTCGGACGGTTCGTCCAGGAGCGCAGCGCGCTGCTCGGACTGGAGCACCCGCACGTCGTCTGCGTCCGCGACCTCGTCGTGGACGGCAACGACCTCGCCCTCGTCATGGACCTCGTCCGCGGTACGGATCTTCGTACGCGCCTCGACCGCGAGCGGCGGCTCGCCCCCGAGGCGGCCGTCGCGATCGTCGCGGACGTCGCGGACGCGCTGGCCGCGGCGCACGCGGCCGGGGTCGTGCACCGGGACGTCAAACCGGAGAACGTCCTGCTCGACATGCAGGGCCCCCTCGGGCCGGGCGGCGCGCACCCGGCGCTGCTCACCGACTTCGGGGTGGCCAAGCTCATCGACTCTCCGCGGCGGTCCACCGGCGGGCGGGCGTCGGCGCCCACCACCCGGATCATCGGCACGCCCGACTACCTGGCGCCGGAGATCGTGGAGGGCCTGCCGCCGCGCGCGGCCGTGGACATCTACGCCCTGGCCACCGTGCTGTACGAACTGCTGGCGGGTTTCACGCCGTTCGGCGGCGGTCATCCCGGGGCGGTCCTACGGCGCCACGTGACGGAGACGGTCGTCCCGCTGCCCGGTATCCCCGACGAGCTGTGGCAGCTGATCGTCCAGTGCCTGGCCAAGGCCCCCGCTTCGCGGCTGCGGGCCTCGGAACTCTCCCTGCGGCTGCGGGACCTGCTGCCGCTGCTGGCGGGCATGCCGCCGCTGGACGTGGACGAGCCGGACGAGCCGGAGCAGGCGGACTTCCCGGAACCGGAGGCCGTCGCCGATCCGGTGCGGCGGCGGGGCGTGGTTCCGCTGGTGCCGGGATCCTCCACGGACTCCAACCGGGACACCCACACCTCGATGCGGGTGCCGGGGCCGGACGAGCTGGCGGGCGGTGCGCTGGGCACGGCCCGGGTGCCGCGTCCGGCCGGCGGGCACCGGCCGGGGTCCGCGCGGCACCGGGCGGAGACGGTGCGCAAGCGGAGGCTGGCGCTGTCCGCCGCTGCCGTCGCGCTGGCCGCCGCGGTCGGGATCGGCGGCTGGCTGGCGGTGTCCTCGGACTCCCCGCCGCCCCCGCAGGACAGCAAGCAGTCCGGTCCGGCGACTCCGTAG
- the ftsE gene encoding cell division ATP-binding protein FtsE codes for MIRFDNVSKSYPKQSRPALRDVSLDIAKGEFVFLVGSSGSGKSTFMRLILREERASHGQVHVLGKDLARLSNWKVPHMRRQLGTVFQDFRLLPNKSVADNVAFAQEVIGRPRGEIKKAVPQVLELVGLGGKEDRMPGELSGGEQQRVAIARAFVNRPALLIADEPTGNLDPQTSVGIMKLLDRINRTGTTVIMATHDQQIVDQMRKRVIELEQGRLVRDQSRGVYGYQH; via the coding sequence GTGATCCGATTCGACAACGTCTCCAAGTCCTACCCGAAGCAGAGCCGTCCCGCACTCAGAGATGTCTCCCTGGACATCGCGAAGGGCGAGTTCGTCTTCCTGGTCGGCTCCTCCGGCTCCGGCAAGTCCACCTTCATGCGGCTCATCCTGCGTGAGGAGCGGGCGAGCCACGGCCAGGTGCACGTGCTGGGCAAGGACCTCGCCCGACTCTCCAACTGGAAGGTTCCGCACATGCGGCGCCAGCTGGGGACCGTCTTCCAGGACTTCCGGCTCCTGCCCAACAAGTCCGTGGCCGACAACGTGGCCTTCGCCCAGGAGGTCATCGGCAGGCCGCGCGGCGAGATCAAGAAGGCCGTTCCCCAGGTCCTCGAGCTCGTCGGCCTCGGCGGCAAGGAGGACCGGATGCCCGGCGAGCTCTCCGGCGGCGAGCAGCAGCGCGTGGCCATCGCCCGTGCCTTCGTCAACCGGCCGGCGCTGCTGATCGCGGATGAACCGACCGGCAACCTGGACCCCCAGACCTCCGTCGGGATCATGAAGCTGCTGGACCGGATCAACCGGACCGGCACCACCGTGATCATGGCGACCCACGACCAGCAGATCGTCGACCAGATGCGCAAGCGCGTCATCGAACTCGAGCAGGGCCGTCTCGTCCGCGACCAGTCGCGCGGCGTCTACGGCTACCAGCACTGA
- a CDS encoding isopenicillin N synthase family dioxygenase — MPSAHPSSTTSAAPSAPPSASASASASASTSASSAHSLPVLDLSQADDPALRDSFREKLHAAARDSGFLHLTGHGVTAAETARILELTRAFFALPEADRLAVSNLNSPHFRGYTRIGHELTGGASDWRDQLDVGAERSAPAVGPDDPAYLWLEGPNQWPAALPELRTAVLEWQSRLAAVAHRLLQELLASIGAPADFFDAAFADRPHLHTKLIRYPGSAPTGTDQGVGAHKDYGFLTLLLQDSVGGLQVVRDGAYLDVPPMPGAFVVNLGELLEIATEGYLTATDHRVVSPQGAVERYSVPFFYNPRLDAVIETVPGEYLRSAPGIAHDASNPLHAEYGRNELKGWVRAHPAVARRWHPELVEA, encoded by the coding sequence ATGCCGTCCGCGCACCCTTCTTCCACTACTTCTGCCGCCCCTTCCGCTCCCCCTTCTGCTTCCGCTTCCGCTTCCGCTTCTGCTTCCACTTCCGCGTCGTCGGCGCACTCCCTTCCGGTCCTGGACCTGTCCCAGGCCGACGATCCGGCGCTGCGCGACTCCTTCCGCGAGAAACTCCACGCGGCCGCCCGGGACAGCGGATTCCTGCACCTCACCGGGCACGGGGTCACCGCCGCGGAGACCGCCCGCATCCTGGAACTGACCCGGGCCTTCTTCGCGCTCCCGGAGGCCGACCGGCTGGCCGTGAGCAATCTGAACTCCCCCCACTTCCGGGGTTACACCCGCATCGGGCACGAGCTGACCGGCGGCGCCTCCGACTGGCGCGACCAGCTGGACGTGGGCGCGGAGCGGTCGGCGCCGGCGGTGGGGCCGGACGACCCGGCGTACCTGTGGCTGGAGGGCCCCAACCAGTGGCCGGCGGCGCTCCCGGAGCTGCGTACGGCGGTCCTGGAGTGGCAGTCCCGGCTGGCGGCGGTGGCCCACCGCCTGCTGCAGGAGCTGCTCGCCTCGATCGGGGCCCCCGCCGACTTCTTCGACGCGGCCTTCGCGGACCGACCCCACCTGCACACGAAGCTGATCCGCTACCCCGGGTCCGCGCCCACCGGCACCGATCAGGGGGTCGGGGCCCACAAGGACTACGGCTTCCTGACCCTCCTCCTCCAGGACTCGGTCGGCGGGCTCCAGGTGGTCCGTGACGGGGCCTACCTGGACGTGCCGCCGATGCCGGGCGCGTTCGTGGTCAACCTGGGCGAGCTGCTGGAGATCGCGACGGAGGGGTACCTGACGGCCACCGACCACCGGGTGGTCAGCCCGCAGGGGGCGGTGGAGCGCTACTCGGTGCCGTTCTTCTACAACCCGCGGCTGGACGCCGTCATCGAGACGGTCCCGGGCGAATACCTGCGCTCGGCGCCGGGGATAGCCCACGACGCGTCGAACCCGCTGCACGCGGAGTACGGCCGCAACGAGCTGAAGGGCTGGGTCCGCGCCCACCCCGCGGTCGCGCGGCGCTGGCACCCGGAGCTGGTGGAGGCGTAG
- a CDS encoding serine/threonine-protein kinase, with amino-acid sequence MRPVGSKYLLEEPLGRGATGTVWRARQREAAGAEAAVAGHPGETVAIKVLKEELAQDADIVMRFLRERSVLLRLTHPNIVRTRDLVVEGDLLALVMDLIDGPDLHKYLRENGPFTPVAASLLTAQIADALAASHADGVVHRDLKPANVLLDERDGQMKPMLTDFGIARLADSPGLTRTHEFVGTPAYVAPESAEGRPQTSAVDIYGAGILLYELLTGRPPFAGGSALEVLHRHLSEDPQRPPNVPEPLWTVIERCMRKEPYERPSAESLARGLRVVASGIGVHSTVAEVEAALGVGALLAPDPSPAPVPATPGAGEATQVLPGSAGVSPLGAYDPNGMTSVLPPVGAADATSVLPSTGAPGGGGPGADPTSVMPPVQRPDQPHPWQSQMQAARDRNEQTQMQYLDPSEDPLRRRPQRQAPPQQQYQQPQQPPRGQQPQPQRGQQPQQQPPYRQGPPPQQYQQQQYAPPPPPQHYQPQQHHPQQYQQPQGQPQYRQPQQQPPQGPPPRQQPPQREPREPRRSANPVRIPGLGCLKGCLVMILVFFVAGWLIWELTPLQEWVGTGRGWWDQVWTWGSDAVDWVSTIGDSTGGTNP; translated from the coding sequence GTGCGGCCAGTCGGCAGCAAGTACCTGCTCGAGGAGCCGCTCGGACGCGGCGCCACGGGCACCGTCTGGCGCGCCCGCCAGAGGGAGGCCGCCGGCGCGGAGGCGGCCGTGGCCGGCCACCCCGGCGAGACCGTGGCCATCAAGGTCCTCAAGGAGGAGCTGGCCCAGGACGCGGACATCGTCATGCGCTTCCTGCGCGAGCGTTCCGTCCTGCTGCGCCTGACCCACCCCAACATCGTCCGCACCCGCGACCTCGTGGTCGAGGGCGATCTGCTCGCGCTCGTCATGGACCTCATCGACGGTCCGGACCTGCACAAGTACCTCCGCGAGAACGGCCCCTTCACGCCGGTCGCCGCGAGCCTGCTGACCGCCCAGATCGCGGACGCGCTCGCCGCCAGCCACGCCGACGGCGTGGTCCACCGCGACCTGAAGCCCGCCAACGTCCTGCTCGACGAGCGCGACGGCCAGATGAAGCCGATGCTGACCGACTTCGGCATCGCGCGCCTGGCCGACTCACCGGGCCTGACGCGGACGCACGAGTTCGTCGGCACCCCGGCCTACGTCGCCCCCGAGTCCGCGGAGGGCCGCCCGCAGACCTCCGCCGTCGACATCTACGGTGCCGGCATCCTGCTCTACGAGCTCCTCACCGGCCGCCCGCCCTTCGCCGGCGGCAGCGCGCTGGAGGTCCTGCACCGCCACCTCAGCGAAGACCCGCAGCGCCCGCCCAACGTGCCCGAGCCGCTGTGGACGGTCATCGAGCGCTGCATGCGCAAGGAGCCCTACGAGCGCCCGAGCGCGGAGAGCCTGGCGCGCGGCCTGCGCGTCGTCGCCTCCGGCATCGGCGTGCACTCCACGGTCGCCGAGGTCGAGGCCGCGCTCGGCGTCGGCGCGCTCCTCGCGCCCGACCCCTCGCCCGCGCCGGTCCCCGCGACCCCGGGCGCCGGCGAGGCGACGCAGGTGCTGCCCGGGAGCGCCGGGGTCTCCCCGCTGGGGGCCTACGACCCCAACGGCATGACCAGCGTGCTCCCGCCGGTCGGCGCGGCGGACGCCACCTCCGTGCTGCCGAGCACCGGCGCCCCGGGAGGCGGCGGTCCGGGCGCGGACCCGACCTCCGTGATGCCGCCCGTGCAGCGGCCGGACCAGCCGCACCCGTGGCAGTCGCAGATGCAGGCGGCCCGCGACCGCAACGAGCAGACGCAGATGCAGTACCTCGACCCGAGCGAGGACCCGCTGCGCCGCCGTCCGCAGCGGCAGGCCCCGCCGCAGCAGCAGTACCAGCAGCCGCAGCAGCCTCCGCGAGGCCAGCAGCCGCAGCCCCAGCGAGGCCAGCAGCCCCAGCAGCAGCCGCCGTACCGCCAGGGGCCGCCGCCGCAGCAGTACCAGCAGCAGCAGTACGCTCCGCCGCCTCCGCCGCAGCACTACCAGCCACAGCAGCACCACCCCCAGCAGTACCAGCAGCCGCAGGGGCAGCCCCAGTACCGCCAGCCCCAGCAGCAGCCCCCGCAGGGACCGCCGCCGCGTCAGCAGCCGCCCCAGCGCGAGCCCCGGGAACCGCGCCGCAGCGCGAACCCGGTCCGGATCCCCGGTCTGGGCTGCCTCAAGGGCTGCCTGGTGATGATCCTGGTGTTCTTCGTCGCCGGCTGGCTGATCTGGGAGCTGACCCCGCTCCAGGAGTGGGTCGGCACCGGCAGGGGCTGGTGGGACCAGGTGTGGACCTGGGGCTCCGACGCCGTGGACTGGGTGAGCACGATCGGCGACTCGACGGGCGGTACGAACCCCTGA
- the ftsX gene encoding permease-like cell division protein FtsX: MRAQFVMSEIGVGLRRNLTMTFAVIISVSLSLALFGGSLLMRDQVSKMKGYWYDKVNVSIYLCNKNDAEATNGASCSKGAVTPEQKQALEKELKGMDLVESVSYESSDEAFKHYKEQFGHTALAASITPDQMPESFRVKLKQPEKYKVITTSFSGRDGVQSVEDQRTVLDNLFRLLGYLNLAALGIMLIMLVVALLLIVNTVRVSAFSRRRETGIMRLVGASSFYIQVPFIMEAAFAGLIGALLACGMLGAGQYFVIDHGAALRDKMELINFIGWDSVLTKLPLVLVIGVLMPSLAAFIALRKYLKV; the protein is encoded by the coding sequence ATGCGCGCCCAGTTCGTCATGTCGGAGATCGGGGTCGGTCTCCGCCGCAATCTGACCATGACCTTCGCGGTCATCATCTCCGTGTCCCTGTCGCTGGCCCTGTTCGGCGGTTCCCTGCTCATGCGCGACCAGGTGAGCAAGATGAAGGGCTACTGGTACGACAAGGTCAATGTCTCGATCTACCTCTGCAACAAGAACGACGCCGAGGCGACCAACGGCGCGTCCTGTTCCAAGGGGGCGGTGACGCCGGAGCAGAAGCAGGCCCTGGAGAAGGAACTCAAGGGCATGGACCTCGTCGAGAGCGTCTCGTACGAGTCCTCCGACGAGGCCTTCAAGCACTACAAGGAGCAGTTCGGGCACACCGCCCTGGCGGCCTCCATCACCCCGGACCAGATGCCCGAGTCCTTCCGGGTGAAGCTCAAGCAGCCGGAGAAGTACAAGGTCATCACGACCTCCTTCTCCGGGCGCGACGGAGTCCAGTCGGTCGAGGACCAGCGCACCGTCCTGGACAACCTCTTCAGACTCCTCGGCTACCTCAACCTGGCCGCCCTCGGCATCATGCTGATCATGCTCGTCGTGGCGCTGCTGCTGATCGTCAACACGGTGCGCGTCTCCGCCTTCAGCCGGCGGCGCGAGACCGGCATCATGCGGCTGGTGGGCGCGTCCAGCTTCTACATCCAGGTGCCGTTCATCATGGAGGCCGCCTTCGCCGGCCTCATCGGGGCCCTGCTCGCCTGCGGCATGCTGGGCGCCGGCCAGTACTTCGTGATCGATCACGGCGCCGCGCTGCGCGACAAGATGGAGCTGATCAACTTCATCGGCTGGGACTCGGTCCTGACCAAGCTGCCGCTGGTGCTGGTCATCGGTGTGCTGATGCCCTCGCTCGCCGCCTTCATCGCGTTGCGCAAGTACCTGAAGGTGTGA